Proteins from a genomic interval of Papaver somniferum cultivar HN1 chromosome 4, ASM357369v1, whole genome shotgun sequence:
- the LOC113271739 gene encoding DNAJ protein JJJ1 homolog, protein MAASAGKRCLYEILGINRDCSPEEIRSAYRKLALQRHPDKLVSQAGISEKEANAAFQELVNAYEVLSDPKERSWYDSHRNKILFSEPGKGSSSSSAQAVPDLFPYYSNSCYSGFGHTGKGFYKVYGDLFDKIYEQEVSTAKKLGLGLEAVREAPLMGNLNCDYTQVTAFYNYWSGFSSIMEFWWADEQDVEMDYDRKSRRQAEEHNKKCRKKAKREFNEMVRGLAEFVKKRDKRVVEMKIKKMQEMEKKKEELKEKKKELQRQKLERARLYEEPDWAKVDEEEIGLGFEEVDNNNKKKDEINELHCIICNKKFKSDKQWKNHEQSKKHKEKVAMFREEMGSEEEEGEEEILNEFNEDMGPSVSGNDAVVDDLSEKFEDAFDFQEEQSKEVKQPSTEEEEEKEDEEEEEEIDAFDVNLDNEAGNSGSDEESILLRAMLSGQKNRKKAASKRETEMPSSNETPDTADDGVTEPMVYDTMKKSARGNRRAKKGSGKKSNTEEVSSDSHIKHGAVEEGNEPDNSNTLGSSSSDTISEVAQKIRADPPPLGKNVKGHKKAGAEDMVSNSKKASKGRKQKGASKSTDHLCDTCGQDFESRNKLHRHLGDTGHASLKSR, encoded by the exons ATGGCCGCGTCTGCGGGAAAGAGATGTTTATATGAAATTCTAGGTATAAACAGAGATTGTAGCCCTGAAGAAATTCGATCGGCATACAGAAAATTAGCACTTCAACGACATCCTgataaactagtatcacaagctGGGATTTCAGAAAAAGAAGCAAACGCTGCATTCCAAGAGCTTGTTAATGCATACGAAGTACTTTCAGATCCTAAAGAACGAAGTTGGTATGATTCTCATCGAAATAAGATTTTATTTTCTGAACCCGGAAAGGGTTCGTCGTCTTCATCAGCACAAGCTGTGCCTGATTTGTTTCCTTATTATTCTAATTCGTGTTATTCTGGTTTTGGTCATACCGGCAAGGGTTTTTATAAGGTTTATGGTGATTTATTTGACAAAATTTATGAACAAGAAGTTAGTACTgcgaagaaattagggttagggttagAGGCTGTTAGAGAAGCTCCGTTAATGGGGAATTTGAATTGTGATTATACACAAGTTActgctttttataattattggtCTGGGTTTAGTAGTATTATGGAATTTTGGTGGGCTGATGAACAAGATGTAGAAATGGACTATGATAGGAAATCAAGAAGGCAGGCGGAAGAACATAATAAAAAGTGTAGAAAGAAAGCTAAGAGAGAGTTTAATGAGATGGTTCGGGGGTTGGCTGAATTTGTCAAGAAGAGAGATAAAAGAGTTGTGGAGATGAAGATTAAGAAGATGCAGGAGATGGAAAAGAAGAAAGAGGaattgaaagagaagaagaaggaactgCAAAGACAGAAGTTGGAGAGAGCTAGGTTATATGAAGAACCTGATTGGGCTAAAGTCGATGAAGAGGAGATTGGGTTAGGTTTTGAGGaagttgataataataataagaagaaagatgAGATTAATGAGTTACATTGCATTATCTGTAATAAGAAGTTTAAATCTGATAAGCAGTGGAAGAATCATGAACAATCAAAGAAACATAAAGAAAAAGTTGCCATGTTTAGGGAGGAGAtgggaagtgaagaagaagaaggagaggagGAGATTCTAAACGAGTTCAACGAGGATATGGGTCCTTCAGTGTCGGGTAAtgatgctgttgtagatgattTGTCAGAGAAGTTCGAAGATGCATTTGACTTTCAGGAGGAACAAAGTAAAGAGGTTAAACAACCTTctaccgaagaagaagaagaaaaagaagatgaggaggaagaagaagaaattgatgcttTTGATGTTAATCTTGACAATGAGGCAGGTAACTCAGGTAGTGACGAAGAATCAATCCTTCTCAGAGCGATGCTATCTGGACAGAAAAACAGAAAGAAAGCAGCATCGAAGCGTGAAACTGAGATGCCTTCTTCAAATGAAACTCCTGATACCGCTGATGATGGAGTAACAGAACCCATGGTGTATGATACCATGAAAAAGAGTGCACGCGGGAATCGCAGAGCAAAAAAAGGCAGTGGGAAGAAATCCAATACAGAGGAAGTAAGTTCTGATTCCCATATAAAACATGGTGCGGTCGAGGAAGGTAATGAACCAGACAATTCAAATACATTGGGTTCCTCCTCATCTGACACTATTAGTGAGGTTGCGCAAAAAATTAGAGCAGATCCTCCTCCGCTGGGAAAAAATGTTAAAGGTCATAAAAAGGCCGGGGCAGAAGATATGGTCAGCAACTCGAAAAAAGCTTCCAAAGGAAGGAAACAAAAG gGAGCATCTAAATCTACTGATCACTTGTGTGATACATGTGGACAGGACTTTGAATCAAG GAATAAACTGCACAGACATTTGGGTGATACAGGACATGCCTCCCTTAAATCACGATAA